One genomic region from Prochlorococcus marinus CUG1433 encodes:
- the yidD gene encoding membrane protein insertion efficiency factor YidD, translating to MIKTINKSITSILLFMISFYKKWFSPFFGPRCRFIPSCSSYGYEAITRHGPWKGGWLTLRRLSRCHPLTPCGCDPVPD from the coding sequence GTGATCAAAACTATTAATAAATCAATTACTTCTATACTTCTTTTTATGATTTCCTTCTATAAAAAGTGGTTTTCTCCTTTTTTCGGACCAAGATGCAGATTTATTCCAAGTTGCAGTTCTTATGGATATGAGGCAATTACTAGACATGGTCCTTGGAAGGGAGGGTGGTTAACTTTAAGAAGATTGAGCAGATGTCATCCTTTAACTCCCTGTGGATGTGACCCTGTGCCTGACTAA